In Notamacropus eugenii isolate mMacEug1 chromosome 1, mMacEug1.pri_v2, whole genome shotgun sequence, one genomic interval encodes:
- the DPEP2NB gene encoding DPEP2 neighbor protein — MSDRIFYIHSNLSFVPWEGSSAAAAVPSSPPTPGHYHVLYRGCGETQVGWHGETYCLVGGYRAYGDAPVASLEKAEAEKPVSSRPPKRHHALEEADKELGGTSPKVLRRWHRGGRRLPSQKHSSQAAS, encoded by the exons ATGTCTGACCGGATCTTCTATATCCACTCCAACTTATCCTTTGTTCCCTGGGAGGGCAGTTCAGCAG cagctgctgttcccagtTCTCCCCCGACACCTGGTCACTACCATGTCCTCTACCGTGGTTGTGGGGAGACTCAGGTGGGCTGGCATGGGGAGACTTACTGCCTAGTTGGTGGTTATCGGGCATATGGGGATGCTCCTGTGGCCTCCTTGGAAAAGGCAGAAGCAGAGAAACCAGTTTCCAGCCGACCTCCCAAGAGGCACCATGCGCTGGAAGAGGCCGACAAAGAGCTAGGGGGCACCAGTCCCAAAGTCCTTCGGCGGTGGCACCGTGGTGGGAGGAGGCTTCCCAGCCAGAAGCACTCAAGCCAGGCAGCTTCTTAG